One stretch of Miscanthus floridulus cultivar M001 chromosome 18, ASM1932011v1, whole genome shotgun sequence DNA includes these proteins:
- the LOC136523662 gene encoding uncharacterized protein: protein MSGGDSQLVNDQVMKESSYHNEFDGLELNHILRHLNKAADALAKMAFGREPVPIGLFASDQYKPSVCYEESEQASDGPPALGLEANHPSAPSDPEVMEVDEDPAIEPDPLADWGMPYLDYLHYEALPIDKMEAQQLVCRAKSFVLIEGEFYR, encoded by the coding sequence ATGTCcgggggtgactcccagctggtcaatgaccaagtcatgaaggaatcaagctaccacaatgagtttgatggtctcgagctcaatcacattctGAGGCATCTCAACAAGGCGGCCGACGCACTAGCAAAAATGGCATTTGGCCGAGAGCCAGTGCCGATAGGCCTCTTCGCCAGTGATCAATATAAGCCCTCAGTCTGCTACGAGGAGTCGGAACAAGCCAGTGATGGGCCACCTGCCTTGGGCTTGGAGGCTAACCATCCATCAGCTCCATctgaccctgaagtcatggaggttgatgaggatccagcgatagagcccgaccctctggccgACTGGGGCATGCCTTACCTAGACTACCTCCACTATGAGGCATTGCCGatagacaaaatggaggctcagcAGCTCGtgtgtcgcgccaagtcctttgtccttattgagggtgagTTCTACAGGTGA
- the LOC136521355 gene encoding urea-proton symporter DUR3-like — MAAGGAGACPPPGLGFGGEYYSVVDGVCSRDGSFFGGKPVLAQAVGYAVVLGFGAFFALFTSFLVWLEKRYVGSQHTSEWFNTAGRSVKTGLIASVIVSQWTWAATILQSSNVAWQYGVSGPFWYASGATIQVLLFGVMAIEIKRKAPNAHTVCEIVRARWGRAAHAVFLVFCLATNVIVTAMLLLGGSAVANALTGINVYAASFLIPLGVVVYTLAGGLKATFLASYIHSVVVHVVLVVFVFLVYTSSHRLGSPRVVHDHLTVVASAARDCSAPLSHSDQACGPVHGNFKGSYLTMLSSGGLVFGIINIVGNFGTVFVDNGYWMSAIAARPSSTHKGYLLGGLVWFAVPFSLATSLGLGALALDLPITAAEAAKGLVPPATSTALMGKSGSVLLLTMLFMAVTSAGSAELVAVSSLCTYDIYRTYINPDASGEQILRVSRAVIFAFGCLMGVLAVILNLVGVSLGWMYLATGVIIGSAVIPIALLLLWRKANALGAILGAVTGCVLGVTVWLSVAKVQYGRVDLDSTGRNAPMLAGNLVSILVGGAVHAACSLAWPQHYDWESSRQITTVESVAADSDLAEELKEERLVHAKRWVIRWGVAFTAVIAVVWPVLSLPAGRYSAGYFTLWAVIAIAWGTVGSAVIIFLPLVESWDTICKVCEGMFTNDAVYERLDEMNLRLKAIMADMPEAEERYQEMQKKGLGAMEMVHPASSNRPSMVAKDDGDDLSRA, encoded by the exons ATGGCCGCTGGCGGCGCCGGCGCGTGCCCTCCGCCGGGGCTGGGTTTCGGCGGGGAGTACTACTCGGTGGTGGACGGCGTGTGCAGCCGCGACGGCAGCTTCTTTGGCGGGAAGCCGGTGCTGGCGCAGGCCGTCGGGTACGCCGTCGTCCTCGGCTTCGGCGCCTTCTTCGCGCTCTTCACCTCCTTCCTG GTGTGGCTAGAGAAGCGGTATGTGGGATCGCAGCACACCTCGGAGTGGTTCAACACGGCTGGACGGAGTGTCAAGACTGGCCTCATCGCTAGCGTCATCGTCTCCCAG TGGACATGGGCGGCAACAATCCTGCAGAGCTCGAACGTGGCGTGGCAGTACGGCGTGAGCGGCCCTTTCTGGTACGCCAGCGGCGCCACCATCCAGGTGCTCCTGTTCGGAGTCATGGCCATCGAGATCAAGCGCAAAGCGCCCAACGCGCACACCGTCTGCGAGATCGTTCGCGCACGGTGGGGACGAGCGGCGCACGCCGTGTTCCTGGTGTTCTGCCTCGCCACCAACGTCATCGTCACGGCCATGCTGCTGCTCGGCGGCTCCGCCGTGGCGAACGCGCTCACGGGCATCAACGTCTATGCCGCCAGCTTCCTCATCCCGCTTGGCGTCGTCGTGTACACGCTCGCGGGCGGGCTCAAGGCCACGTTCCTCGCCAGCTACATCCACTCCGTCGTCGTGCACGTCGTGCTCGTCGTATTCGTCTTCCTCGTCTACACCTCCAGCCACCGGCTCGGCAGCCCCCGGGTGGTGCACGACCACCTCACCGTCGTGGCTAGCGCGGCGCGGGACTGCTCCGCCCCGCTCTCGCACTCGGACCAGGCGTGCGGCCCCGTGCACGGCAACTTCAAGGGCTCCTACCTCACCATGCTCAGCTCCGGAGGCCTCGTCTTCGGCATCATCAACATCGTCGGCAATTTTGGCACCGTATTCGTCGACAAC GGCTACTGGATGAGCGCGATCGCTGCCCGTCCGTCGTCGACGCACAAGGGGTACCTGCTGGGTGGGCTGGTATGGTTCGCGGTGCCCTTCTCCCTGGCCACCTCGCTGGGTCTCGGCGCGCTCGCTCTGGACCTCCCCATCACGGCAGCCGAGGCGGCCAAGGGGCTTGTCCCGCCCGCCACTTCCACCGCGCTCATGGGCAAGTCCGGCTCCGTCCTGCTCCTCACCATGCTCTTCATGGCTGTAACATCGGCCGGCTCGGCCGAGCTGGTGGCCGTCTCCTCCCTCTGCACCTACGACATCTACAGGACGTACATCAACCCGGACGCCTCAGGCGAGCAGATCCTCCGCGTGTCCAGGGCCGTCATCTTCGCCTTCGGTTGCCTCATGGGCGTCCTGGCCGTCATCCTCAATCTCGTGGGCGTCTCCCTCGGATGGATGTACCTGGCCACGGGCGTCATCATCGGCTCCGCCGTCATCCCCatcgcgctgctgctgctgtggagaAAGGCCAATGCCTTGGGTGCCATCCTCGGCGCCGTCACGGGCTGCGTCCTCGGCGTCACCGTCTGGCTCTCGGTCGCCAAGGTGCAGTACGGGCGCGTGGACCTGGACAGCACCGGCCGGAACGCGCCGATGCTGGCGGGGAACCTGGTGTCCATCCTGGTGGGCGGGGCGGTCCACGCGGCGTGCAGCCTGGCGTGGCCGCAACACTACGACTGGGAGAGCAGCCGGCAGATCACCACGGTAGAGAGCGTCGCCGCCGACAGTGACCTGGCGGAGGAGCTCAAGGAGGAGCGGCTGGTGCACGCGAAGCGGTGGGTCATCAGGTGGGGCGTGGCGTTCACGGCCGTGATCGCGGTGGTGTGGCCCGTGCTGTCGCTACCGGCGGGGAGGTACAGCGCCGGCTACTTCACGCTGTGGGCTGTCATCGCCATCGCGTGGGGCACGGTCGGGTCGGCGGTGATCATCTTCCTGCCGCTGGTGGAGAGTTGGGACACTATCTGCAAGGTGTGCGAGGGCATGTTCACCAACGACGCTGTCTACGAGCGCCTCGACGAAATGAACCTGCGCCTCAAGGCCATCATGGCGGACATGCCCGAGGCGGAGGAGCGTTACCAGGAGATGCAGAAGAAGGGCCTTGGCGCCATGGAGATGGTGCATCCTGCATCCAGTAACCGCCCGTCCATGGTCGCcaaggacgatggagatgatctTTCGCGGGCTTAA